One window from the genome of Lepisosteus oculatus isolate fLepOcu1 chromosome 21, fLepOcu1.hap2, whole genome shotgun sequence encodes:
- the spty2d1 gene encoding protein SPT2 homolog isoform X4 yields MGSKAREKRYSLVAGPPKKDPKVKGVQSTAVQAFLKRKEMEERRKELENKRKKEELLAKRVELKSDRKARAMASRTKDNFKGYNGVPVVEQPRKRRSRAEVDEEEQQGRARGEISDDDEDNYEYSQTDSEEEEKEEEEKRDLRNEPPSKMPARPNKKPSAPAKPTSSPMNFAELLKLAQKKQFEPVELKPAKKSEERLRTAEELKELEFLERKNKKLEKGREAKVDRDTKTQPVSIKKTIPEKDARNVKPQKSSSEKVPPSGISKKPKQPSFSERPHNSAKSSQVDRSKHVANNSNSSGASSMKMSVKPSSQPSAKTSVPRPSSGQKPTATSDHNQMRGSPFSSPGKTGGSLARPGLSSSSAAARPSSVGQSRPGSSAQARAGTGTNSSVKTASAGLSRPGKGSTGQPGGSVPPRPASNGQMRPVGAGVPKTGSNLQSRPGNGPQVRPAAAGPGPGPGRPGGSMPGRPGNSVGSGPGRPKCTVVSETISSKNLVPRPGTAPRFPPGHRPMIRPPGPPLPPITSSYKRRFDDVNEEEEEYDSEMEDFIEDEGEDQDDISKHIREIFGYDKSKYRDESDYALRYMESSWKDQQKEEARSLRLGIKEDEEDMLKEQEEMKRKMAMNSKRRKH; encoded by the exons ATGGGAAGCAAAGCACGTGAG AAGCGGTATAGCCTGGTGGCGGGACCTCCGAAGAAGGACCCGAAAGTCAAAGGAGTACAGTCCACAGCTGTGCAGGCCTTCTTGAAGAGGAAGGAAATGGAGGAGAGAAGGAAAG AGCTGGAGAACAAGCGAAAGAAGGAGGAACTGCTGGCTAAGAGAGTGGAACTGAAGTCAGATCGCAAGGCACGTGCCATGGCATCTCGCACCAAGGACAATTTTAAAGGCTACAACGGCGTCCCCGTGGTGGAGCAGCCCAGGAAGAGGCGGTCGCGAGCGGAGGTCGACGAGGAAGAGCAACAGGGCAGGGCGCGTGGCGAAATCAGTGACGACGATGAGGACAACTATGAATATTCCCAAACGGattctgaagaagaagaaaaagaagaagaagaaaaaagagatCTTCGCAACGAACCTCCAAGCAAAATGCCCGCCAGACCCAACAAGAAACCCTCTGCCCCAGCCAAGCCCACTTCATCTCCCATGAACTTTGCAGAACTCTTGAAACTGGCGCAGAAGAAACAGTTTGAACCAGTCGAGCTAAAACCTGCCAAAAAATCCGAAGAGAGGCTCCGGACTGCGGAGGAGCTAAAGGAATTGGAATTCCTTGAACGCAAGAATAAGAAATTGGAGAAAGGAAGGGAAGCCAAGGTGGACAGAGACACTAAGACTCAGCCAGTCTCCATAAAGAAAACCATACCAGAAAAGGATGCCAGAAATGTAAAGCCACAGAAGAGCTCATCAGAGAAGGTCCCCCCTAGTGGGATAAGTAAAAAGCCAAAACAGCCTTCATTCAGTGAACGACCTCATAATTCTGCCAAATCCTCTCAGGTAGACAGATCCAAACATGTAGCAAACAATTCCAATTCCTCAGGTGCCTCTAGtatgaaaatgtctgtgaaacCCAGTTCTCAACCCTCGGCCAAAACATCTGTACCTAGGCCTTCCTCTGGTCAGAAACCTACTGCCACCAGTGACCATAACCAGATGAGAGGGAGCCCTTTCTCATCTCCTGGGAAGACGGGCGGTTCACTGGCGCGCCCTGGGCTCAGTTCCAGCTCTGCTGCTGCACGGCCTTCTAGCGTGGGGCAGAGTAGGCCGGGAAGCAGCGCTCAGGCCAGAGCTGGCACTGGCACGAACAGCTCTGTTAAAACGGCAAGTGCGGGGCTTTCCCGACCTGGAAAGGGTTCGACGGGGCAACCTGGCGGTAGTGTGCCGCCCCGTCCAGCCAGCAATGGACAAATGCGGCCCGTTGGCGCTGGAGTACCCAAAACGGGGAGCAACCTGCAGTCACGACCAGGAAACGGCCCCCAGGTCCGTCCTGCTGCCGCTGGGCCTGGGCCTGGGCCTGGGCGACCTGGTGGCAGCATGCCTGGGCGACCCGGAAACAGCGTAGGTTCTGGTCCTGGTAGGCCCAAGTGCACAGTGGTGTCGGAAACCATTTCATCCAAAAACTTGGTCCCTCGACCCGGGACTGCCCCTAGATTTCCTCCAGGTCATAGGCCCATGATAAGACCGCCTG GTCCTCCTTTGCCGCCAATCACTTCCAGCTACAAGCGCAGGTTTGATGATGTCaacgaggaggaggaagagtatGACTCTGAAATGGAAGACTTCATTGAGGATGAAGGGGAGGATCAAGATGATATTTCAAAACATATCAGGGAAATCTTTGGATATGACAAGTCCAA ATACAGAGACGAGAGCGACTATGCACTGCGTTACATGGAGAGCAGTTGGAAGGACCAGCAGAAGGAGGAGGCTAGGAG TTTACGTTTGGGTATCAAGGAGGATGAGGAGGATATGCTGAAGGAGCAAGAGGAGATGAAAAGGAAAATGGCAATGAACTCAAAACGGAGGAAACATTAA
- the spty2d1 gene encoding protein SPT2 homolog isoform X5, with amino-acid sequence MDFENILSIASQNQGLSSVQKRYSLVAGPPKKDPKVKGVQSTAVQAFLKRKEMEERRKELENKRKKEELLAKRVELKSDRKARAMASRTKDNFKGYNGVPVVEQPRKRRSRAEVDEEEQQGRARGEISDDDEDNYEYSQTDSEEEEKEEEEKRDLRNEPPSKMPARPNKKPSAPAKPTSSPMNFAELLKLAQKKQFEPVELKPAKKSEERLRTAEELKELEFLERKNKKLEKGREAKVDRDTKTQPVSIKKTIPEKDARNVKPQKSSSEKVPPSGISKKPKQPSFSERPHNSAKSSQVDRSKHVANNSNSSGASSMKMSVKPSSQPSAKTSVPRPSSGQKPTATSDHNQMRGSPFSSPGKTGGSLARPGLSSSSAAARPSSVGQSRPGSSAQARAGTGTNSSVKTASAGLSRPGKGSTGQPGGSVPPRPASNGQMRPVGAGVPKTGSNLQSRPGNGPQVRPAAAGPGPGPGRPGGSMPGRPGNSVGSGPGRPKCTVVSETISSKNLVPRPGTAPRFPPGHRPMIRPPGPPLPPITSSYKRRFDDVNEEEEEYDSEMEDFIEDEGEDQDDISKHIREIFGYDKSKYRDESDYALRYMESSWKDQQKEEARSLKLAVIEDQEEMRREEEELKRKMAKRQKTR; translated from the exons ATGGACTTCGAAAACATACTGTCTATTGCCTCTCAAAATCAGGGACTCAGCAGCGTGCAG AAGCGGTATAGCCTGGTGGCGGGACCTCCGAAGAAGGACCCGAAAGTCAAAGGAGTACAGTCCACAGCTGTGCAGGCCTTCTTGAAGAGGAAGGAAATGGAGGAGAGAAGGAAAG AGCTGGAGAACAAGCGAAAGAAGGAGGAACTGCTGGCTAAGAGAGTGGAACTGAAGTCAGATCGCAAGGCACGTGCCATGGCATCTCGCACCAAGGACAATTTTAAAGGCTACAACGGCGTCCCCGTGGTGGAGCAGCCCAGGAAGAGGCGGTCGCGAGCGGAGGTCGACGAGGAAGAGCAACAGGGCAGGGCGCGTGGCGAAATCAGTGACGACGATGAGGACAACTATGAATATTCCCAAACGGattctgaagaagaagaaaaagaagaagaagaaaaaagagatCTTCGCAACGAACCTCCAAGCAAAATGCCCGCCAGACCCAACAAGAAACCCTCTGCCCCAGCCAAGCCCACTTCATCTCCCATGAACTTTGCAGAACTCTTGAAACTGGCGCAGAAGAAACAGTTTGAACCAGTCGAGCTAAAACCTGCCAAAAAATCCGAAGAGAGGCTCCGGACTGCGGAGGAGCTAAAGGAATTGGAATTCCTTGAACGCAAGAATAAGAAATTGGAGAAAGGAAGGGAAGCCAAGGTGGACAGAGACACTAAGACTCAGCCAGTCTCCATAAAGAAAACCATACCAGAAAAGGATGCCAGAAATGTAAAGCCACAGAAGAGCTCATCAGAGAAGGTCCCCCCTAGTGGGATAAGTAAAAAGCCAAAACAGCCTTCATTCAGTGAACGACCTCATAATTCTGCCAAATCCTCTCAGGTAGACAGATCCAAACATGTAGCAAACAATTCCAATTCCTCAGGTGCCTCTAGtatgaaaatgtctgtgaaacCCAGTTCTCAACCCTCGGCCAAAACATCTGTACCTAGGCCTTCCTCTGGTCAGAAACCTACTGCCACCAGTGACCATAACCAGATGAGAGGGAGCCCTTTCTCATCTCCTGGGAAGACGGGCGGTTCACTGGCGCGCCCTGGGCTCAGTTCCAGCTCTGCTGCTGCACGGCCTTCTAGCGTGGGGCAGAGTAGGCCGGGAAGCAGCGCTCAGGCCAGAGCTGGCACTGGCACGAACAGCTCTGTTAAAACGGCAAGTGCGGGGCTTTCCCGACCTGGAAAGGGTTCGACGGGGCAACCTGGCGGTAGTGTGCCGCCCCGTCCAGCCAGCAATGGACAAATGCGGCCCGTTGGCGCTGGAGTACCCAAAACGGGGAGCAACCTGCAGTCACGACCAGGAAACGGCCCCCAGGTCCGTCCTGCTGCCGCTGGGCCTGGGCCTGGGCCTGGGCGACCTGGTGGCAGCATGCCTGGGCGACCCGGAAACAGCGTAGGTTCTGGTCCTGGTAGGCCCAAGTGCACAGTGGTGTCGGAAACCATTTCATCCAAAAACTTGGTCCCTCGACCCGGGACTGCCCCTAGATTTCCTCCAGGTCATAGGCCCATGATAAGACCGCCTG GTCCTCCTTTGCCGCCAATCACTTCCAGCTACAAGCGCAGGTTTGATGATGTCaacgaggaggaggaagagtatGACTCTGAAATGGAAGACTTCATTGAGGATGAAGGGGAGGATCAAGATGATATTTCAAAACATATCAGGGAAATCTTTGGATATGACAAGTCCAA ATACAGAGACGAGAGCGACTATGCACTGCGTTACATGGAGAGCAGTTGGAAGGACCAGCAGAAGGAGGAGGCTAGGAG CCTGAAATTGGCTGTAATAGAGGATCAGGAAGAGATGCGTCGAGAGGAAGAAGAGCTTAAGAGGAAAATGGCCAAGAGACAAAAAACGAGATAA
- the spty2d1 gene encoding protein SPT2 homolog isoform X1, translated as MDFENILSIASQNQGLSSVQQKRYSLVAGPPKKDPKVKGVQSTAVQAFLKRKEMEERRKELENKRKKEELLAKRVELKSDRKARAMASRTKDNFKGYNGVPVVEQPRKRRSRAEVDEEEQQGRARGEISDDDEDNYEYSQTDSEEEEKEEEEKRDLRNEPPSKMPARPNKKPSAPAKPTSSPMNFAELLKLAQKKQFEPVELKPAKKSEERLRTAEELKELEFLERKNKKLEKGREAKVDRDTKTQPVSIKKTIPEKDARNVKPQKSSSEKVPPSGISKKPKQPSFSERPHNSAKSSQVDRSKHVANNSNSSGASSMKMSVKPSSQPSAKTSVPRPSSGQKPTATSDHNQMRGSPFSSPGKTGGSLARPGLSSSSAAARPSSVGQSRPGSSAQARAGTGTNSSVKTASAGLSRPGKGSTGQPGGSVPPRPASNGQMRPVGAGVPKTGSNLQSRPGNGPQVRPAAAGPGPGPGRPGGSMPGRPGNSVGSGPGRPKCTVVSETISSKNLVPRPGTAPRFPPGHRPMIRPPGPPLPPITSSYKRRFDDVNEEEEEYDSEMEDFIEDEGEDQDDISKHIREIFGYDKSKYRDESDYALRYMESSWKDQQKEEARSLRLGIKEDEEDMLKEQEEMKRKMAMNSKRRKH; from the exons ATGGACTTCGAAAACATACTGTCTATTGCCTCTCAAAATCAGGGACTCAGCAGCGTGCAG CAGAAGCGGTATAGCCTGGTGGCGGGACCTCCGAAGAAGGACCCGAAAGTCAAAGGAGTACAGTCCACAGCTGTGCAGGCCTTCTTGAAGAGGAAGGAAATGGAGGAGAGAAGGAAAG AGCTGGAGAACAAGCGAAAGAAGGAGGAACTGCTGGCTAAGAGAGTGGAACTGAAGTCAGATCGCAAGGCACGTGCCATGGCATCTCGCACCAAGGACAATTTTAAAGGCTACAACGGCGTCCCCGTGGTGGAGCAGCCCAGGAAGAGGCGGTCGCGAGCGGAGGTCGACGAGGAAGAGCAACAGGGCAGGGCGCGTGGCGAAATCAGTGACGACGATGAGGACAACTATGAATATTCCCAAACGGattctgaagaagaagaaaaagaagaagaagaaaaaagagatCTTCGCAACGAACCTCCAAGCAAAATGCCCGCCAGACCCAACAAGAAACCCTCTGCCCCAGCCAAGCCCACTTCATCTCCCATGAACTTTGCAGAACTCTTGAAACTGGCGCAGAAGAAACAGTTTGAACCAGTCGAGCTAAAACCTGCCAAAAAATCCGAAGAGAGGCTCCGGACTGCGGAGGAGCTAAAGGAATTGGAATTCCTTGAACGCAAGAATAAGAAATTGGAGAAAGGAAGGGAAGCCAAGGTGGACAGAGACACTAAGACTCAGCCAGTCTCCATAAAGAAAACCATACCAGAAAAGGATGCCAGAAATGTAAAGCCACAGAAGAGCTCATCAGAGAAGGTCCCCCCTAGTGGGATAAGTAAAAAGCCAAAACAGCCTTCATTCAGTGAACGACCTCATAATTCTGCCAAATCCTCTCAGGTAGACAGATCCAAACATGTAGCAAACAATTCCAATTCCTCAGGTGCCTCTAGtatgaaaatgtctgtgaaacCCAGTTCTCAACCCTCGGCCAAAACATCTGTACCTAGGCCTTCCTCTGGTCAGAAACCTACTGCCACCAGTGACCATAACCAGATGAGAGGGAGCCCTTTCTCATCTCCTGGGAAGACGGGCGGTTCACTGGCGCGCCCTGGGCTCAGTTCCAGCTCTGCTGCTGCACGGCCTTCTAGCGTGGGGCAGAGTAGGCCGGGAAGCAGCGCTCAGGCCAGAGCTGGCACTGGCACGAACAGCTCTGTTAAAACGGCAAGTGCGGGGCTTTCCCGACCTGGAAAGGGTTCGACGGGGCAACCTGGCGGTAGTGTGCCGCCCCGTCCAGCCAGCAATGGACAAATGCGGCCCGTTGGCGCTGGAGTACCCAAAACGGGGAGCAACCTGCAGTCACGACCAGGAAACGGCCCCCAGGTCCGTCCTGCTGCCGCTGGGCCTGGGCCTGGGCCTGGGCGACCTGGTGGCAGCATGCCTGGGCGACCCGGAAACAGCGTAGGTTCTGGTCCTGGTAGGCCCAAGTGCACAGTGGTGTCGGAAACCATTTCATCCAAAAACTTGGTCCCTCGACCCGGGACTGCCCCTAGATTTCCTCCAGGTCATAGGCCCATGATAAGACCGCCTG GTCCTCCTTTGCCGCCAATCACTTCCAGCTACAAGCGCAGGTTTGATGATGTCaacgaggaggaggaagagtatGACTCTGAAATGGAAGACTTCATTGAGGATGAAGGGGAGGATCAAGATGATATTTCAAAACATATCAGGGAAATCTTTGGATATGACAAGTCCAA ATACAGAGACGAGAGCGACTATGCACTGCGTTACATGGAGAGCAGTTGGAAGGACCAGCAGAAGGAGGAGGCTAGGAG TTTACGTTTGGGTATCAAGGAGGATGAGGAGGATATGCTGAAGGAGCAAGAGGAGATGAAAAGGAAAATGGCAATGAACTCAAAACGGAGGAAACATTAA
- the spty2d1 gene encoding protein SPT2 homolog isoform X2 produces MDFENILSIASQNQGLSSVQKRYSLVAGPPKKDPKVKGVQSTAVQAFLKRKEMEERRKELENKRKKEELLAKRVELKSDRKARAMASRTKDNFKGYNGVPVVEQPRKRRSRAEVDEEEQQGRARGEISDDDEDNYEYSQTDSEEEEKEEEEKRDLRNEPPSKMPARPNKKPSAPAKPTSSPMNFAELLKLAQKKQFEPVELKPAKKSEERLRTAEELKELEFLERKNKKLEKGREAKVDRDTKTQPVSIKKTIPEKDARNVKPQKSSSEKVPPSGISKKPKQPSFSERPHNSAKSSQVDRSKHVANNSNSSGASSMKMSVKPSSQPSAKTSVPRPSSGQKPTATSDHNQMRGSPFSSPGKTGGSLARPGLSSSSAAARPSSVGQSRPGSSAQARAGTGTNSSVKTASAGLSRPGKGSTGQPGGSVPPRPASNGQMRPVGAGVPKTGSNLQSRPGNGPQVRPAAAGPGPGPGRPGGSMPGRPGNSVGSGPGRPKCTVVSETISSKNLVPRPGTAPRFPPGHRPMIRPPGPPLPPITSSYKRRFDDVNEEEEEYDSEMEDFIEDEGEDQDDISKHIREIFGYDKSKYRDESDYALRYMESSWKDQQKEEARSLRLGIKEDEEDMLKEQEEMKRKMAMNSKRRKH; encoded by the exons ATGGACTTCGAAAACATACTGTCTATTGCCTCTCAAAATCAGGGACTCAGCAGCGTGCAG AAGCGGTATAGCCTGGTGGCGGGACCTCCGAAGAAGGACCCGAAAGTCAAAGGAGTACAGTCCACAGCTGTGCAGGCCTTCTTGAAGAGGAAGGAAATGGAGGAGAGAAGGAAAG AGCTGGAGAACAAGCGAAAGAAGGAGGAACTGCTGGCTAAGAGAGTGGAACTGAAGTCAGATCGCAAGGCACGTGCCATGGCATCTCGCACCAAGGACAATTTTAAAGGCTACAACGGCGTCCCCGTGGTGGAGCAGCCCAGGAAGAGGCGGTCGCGAGCGGAGGTCGACGAGGAAGAGCAACAGGGCAGGGCGCGTGGCGAAATCAGTGACGACGATGAGGACAACTATGAATATTCCCAAACGGattctgaagaagaagaaaaagaagaagaagaaaaaagagatCTTCGCAACGAACCTCCAAGCAAAATGCCCGCCAGACCCAACAAGAAACCCTCTGCCCCAGCCAAGCCCACTTCATCTCCCATGAACTTTGCAGAACTCTTGAAACTGGCGCAGAAGAAACAGTTTGAACCAGTCGAGCTAAAACCTGCCAAAAAATCCGAAGAGAGGCTCCGGACTGCGGAGGAGCTAAAGGAATTGGAATTCCTTGAACGCAAGAATAAGAAATTGGAGAAAGGAAGGGAAGCCAAGGTGGACAGAGACACTAAGACTCAGCCAGTCTCCATAAAGAAAACCATACCAGAAAAGGATGCCAGAAATGTAAAGCCACAGAAGAGCTCATCAGAGAAGGTCCCCCCTAGTGGGATAAGTAAAAAGCCAAAACAGCCTTCATTCAGTGAACGACCTCATAATTCTGCCAAATCCTCTCAGGTAGACAGATCCAAACATGTAGCAAACAATTCCAATTCCTCAGGTGCCTCTAGtatgaaaatgtctgtgaaacCCAGTTCTCAACCCTCGGCCAAAACATCTGTACCTAGGCCTTCCTCTGGTCAGAAACCTACTGCCACCAGTGACCATAACCAGATGAGAGGGAGCCCTTTCTCATCTCCTGGGAAGACGGGCGGTTCACTGGCGCGCCCTGGGCTCAGTTCCAGCTCTGCTGCTGCACGGCCTTCTAGCGTGGGGCAGAGTAGGCCGGGAAGCAGCGCTCAGGCCAGAGCTGGCACTGGCACGAACAGCTCTGTTAAAACGGCAAGTGCGGGGCTTTCCCGACCTGGAAAGGGTTCGACGGGGCAACCTGGCGGTAGTGTGCCGCCCCGTCCAGCCAGCAATGGACAAATGCGGCCCGTTGGCGCTGGAGTACCCAAAACGGGGAGCAACCTGCAGTCACGACCAGGAAACGGCCCCCAGGTCCGTCCTGCTGCCGCTGGGCCTGGGCCTGGGCCTGGGCGACCTGGTGGCAGCATGCCTGGGCGACCCGGAAACAGCGTAGGTTCTGGTCCTGGTAGGCCCAAGTGCACAGTGGTGTCGGAAACCATTTCATCCAAAAACTTGGTCCCTCGACCCGGGACTGCCCCTAGATTTCCTCCAGGTCATAGGCCCATGATAAGACCGCCTG GTCCTCCTTTGCCGCCAATCACTTCCAGCTACAAGCGCAGGTTTGATGATGTCaacgaggaggaggaagagtatGACTCTGAAATGGAAGACTTCATTGAGGATGAAGGGGAGGATCAAGATGATATTTCAAAACATATCAGGGAAATCTTTGGATATGACAAGTCCAA ATACAGAGACGAGAGCGACTATGCACTGCGTTACATGGAGAGCAGTTGGAAGGACCAGCAGAAGGAGGAGGCTAGGAG TTTACGTTTGGGTATCAAGGAGGATGAGGAGGATATGCTGAAGGAGCAAGAGGAGATGAAAAGGAAAATGGCAATGAACTCAAAACGGAGGAAACATTAA
- the spty2d1 gene encoding protein SPT2 homolog isoform X3 produces the protein MDFENILSIASQNQGLSSVQQKRYSLVAGPPKKDPKVKGVQSTAVQAFLKRKEMEERRKELENKRKKEELLAKRVELKSDRKARAMASRTKDNFKGYNGVPVVEQPRKRRSRAEVDEEEQQGRARGEISDDDEDNYEYSQTDSEEEEKEEEEKRDLRNEPPSKMPARPNKKPSAPAKPTSSPMNFAELLKLAQKKQFEPVELKPAKKSEERLRTAEELKELEFLERKNKKLEKGREAKVDRDTKTQPVSIKKTIPEKDARNVKPQKSSSEKVPPSGISKKPKQPSFSERPHNSAKSSQVDRSKHVANNSNSSGASSMKMSVKPSSQPSAKTSVPRPSSGQKPTATSDHNQMRGSPFSSPGKTGGSLARPGLSSSSAAARPSSVGQSRPGSSAQARAGTGTNSSVKTASAGLSRPGKGSTGQPGGSVPPRPASNGQMRPVGAGVPKTGSNLQSRPGNGPQVRPAAAGPGPGPGRPGGSMPGRPGNSVGSGPGRPKCTVVSETISSKNLVPRPGTAPRFPPGHRPMIRPPGPPLPPITSSYKRRFDDVNEEEEEYDSEMEDFIEDEGEDQDDISKHIREIFGYDKSKYRDESDYALRYMESSWKDQQKEEARSLKLAVIEDQEEMRREEEELKRKMAKRQKTR, from the exons ATGGACTTCGAAAACATACTGTCTATTGCCTCTCAAAATCAGGGACTCAGCAGCGTGCAG CAGAAGCGGTATAGCCTGGTGGCGGGACCTCCGAAGAAGGACCCGAAAGTCAAAGGAGTACAGTCCACAGCTGTGCAGGCCTTCTTGAAGAGGAAGGAAATGGAGGAGAGAAGGAAAG AGCTGGAGAACAAGCGAAAGAAGGAGGAACTGCTGGCTAAGAGAGTGGAACTGAAGTCAGATCGCAAGGCACGTGCCATGGCATCTCGCACCAAGGACAATTTTAAAGGCTACAACGGCGTCCCCGTGGTGGAGCAGCCCAGGAAGAGGCGGTCGCGAGCGGAGGTCGACGAGGAAGAGCAACAGGGCAGGGCGCGTGGCGAAATCAGTGACGACGATGAGGACAACTATGAATATTCCCAAACGGattctgaagaagaagaaaaagaagaagaagaaaaaagagatCTTCGCAACGAACCTCCAAGCAAAATGCCCGCCAGACCCAACAAGAAACCCTCTGCCCCAGCCAAGCCCACTTCATCTCCCATGAACTTTGCAGAACTCTTGAAACTGGCGCAGAAGAAACAGTTTGAACCAGTCGAGCTAAAACCTGCCAAAAAATCCGAAGAGAGGCTCCGGACTGCGGAGGAGCTAAAGGAATTGGAATTCCTTGAACGCAAGAATAAGAAATTGGAGAAAGGAAGGGAAGCCAAGGTGGACAGAGACACTAAGACTCAGCCAGTCTCCATAAAGAAAACCATACCAGAAAAGGATGCCAGAAATGTAAAGCCACAGAAGAGCTCATCAGAGAAGGTCCCCCCTAGTGGGATAAGTAAAAAGCCAAAACAGCCTTCATTCAGTGAACGACCTCATAATTCTGCCAAATCCTCTCAGGTAGACAGATCCAAACATGTAGCAAACAATTCCAATTCCTCAGGTGCCTCTAGtatgaaaatgtctgtgaaacCCAGTTCTCAACCCTCGGCCAAAACATCTGTACCTAGGCCTTCCTCTGGTCAGAAACCTACTGCCACCAGTGACCATAACCAGATGAGAGGGAGCCCTTTCTCATCTCCTGGGAAGACGGGCGGTTCACTGGCGCGCCCTGGGCTCAGTTCCAGCTCTGCTGCTGCACGGCCTTCTAGCGTGGGGCAGAGTAGGCCGGGAAGCAGCGCTCAGGCCAGAGCTGGCACTGGCACGAACAGCTCTGTTAAAACGGCAAGTGCGGGGCTTTCCCGACCTGGAAAGGGTTCGACGGGGCAACCTGGCGGTAGTGTGCCGCCCCGTCCAGCCAGCAATGGACAAATGCGGCCCGTTGGCGCTGGAGTACCCAAAACGGGGAGCAACCTGCAGTCACGACCAGGAAACGGCCCCCAGGTCCGTCCTGCTGCCGCTGGGCCTGGGCCTGGGCCTGGGCGACCTGGTGGCAGCATGCCTGGGCGACCCGGAAACAGCGTAGGTTCTGGTCCTGGTAGGCCCAAGTGCACAGTGGTGTCGGAAACCATTTCATCCAAAAACTTGGTCCCTCGACCCGGGACTGCCCCTAGATTTCCTCCAGGTCATAGGCCCATGATAAGACCGCCTG GTCCTCCTTTGCCGCCAATCACTTCCAGCTACAAGCGCAGGTTTGATGATGTCaacgaggaggaggaagagtatGACTCTGAAATGGAAGACTTCATTGAGGATGAAGGGGAGGATCAAGATGATATTTCAAAACATATCAGGGAAATCTTTGGATATGACAAGTCCAA ATACAGAGACGAGAGCGACTATGCACTGCGTTACATGGAGAGCAGTTGGAAGGACCAGCAGAAGGAGGAGGCTAGGAG CCTGAAATTGGCTGTAATAGAGGATCAGGAAGAGATGCGTCGAGAGGAAGAAGAGCTTAAGAGGAAAATGGCCAAGAGACAAAAAACGAGATAA